The window CAATAAGAAAGCCAACCATGATTGGATCGATAAGCATTAAGCTTTCATTGATTACTCCGTATTCTGCCAATATTTTGCAAATGATTCCTACGAAGAACAAGGAGTATCCGAATAGAAAGACCTTGGCCTTGAACGGGTTAGTTTTGATGCTTTTTATAGCGGCAGTAAAAGCGAATACAACGGCTCCTAAAGTAAGGGTATATCTAACGGCGAACAACTCGGGAGCGAAAGCCATGTATTGATCTGGGATAGTAATCCAGACGAAGAAGCCAACCGTCATGATGCCAATAAATACAGAAATAATCCGATGGAATCGTGGCAATATATTTCTGGTGTTGAAGAAGGACTGGATGTATACCATTAAAAACTGAATGGTAAAATGCGTGGTTGCTGGAAAGAAATGAGTGTTGAAATAGGGAGAGTTCGACGTAATGAATTGATACGTGAATCCCTCAAGAGAGAAAAGCCACAATGAAAAGTTGGTGATGTACAAGGCATACCATAAAAAGAGTTGTTTCCTTAGGGCGATGCCAACAAGCAGGGCTAGCAGAATAATTAAAGCCAAAAAACCAAAATAGATTCCGTAGAAGATATAGTCATTTCCTGATTTTTGATCGAACATTTTTTCGTGATAGAATTCCATCGCGAATCGAGTAGCTGAAGTTCTTTTTTCAATGTTGACTAATACCCTTTTGGTTTCACCCTTATTGATTTGAATGGGTGCGATGAAGTTCCTATGTAAAATGGGCCTGGTAGCGTAAGGGGCATGATCACCAGATTCATAAAACAGTGAAACTGTATTATCCTCGGCTAATTCATAAAATCTGATTAGATCAATTTGAGGATTATCTACTTCAATGTAGAAGGTGCCATCTTCAGTTTTGTTCTTAATATCGAACCGAACCCAAAATCCTGTGTTTTTGATCATTCCCTGGTTGCTTTTGGCAGCAATAGTTGGCAAGGCCCTTTGACTAATCTGATTAAATGCCTGTTGCCCATCCAGTGAATCTTGCGTGGCATACACTGTTAAGTAGGGTTCCAGACTTGTGACTTCCTCTTTATCGGTTATTTCGAGTTGATTATTCTGCGCAAAAGCGTAAGTAGTCAAAAAAAATGCCATCAGGCATGTTCGTATATGCATCAATAAACTAAGTTGTCAAATAGTATTGGTCTGCCGGTTAAATTAATATGTAGGAAGGAAAAATCACTGAATATCTAAATTTTTGACCTGGTGCCTCTAAACCTTAGGTAATATGACCAGGTAATTCCGTGGATTCTTACACATCATTCAATTCATGAAATCTCGTGAATATTTCCCAAAGTAATTCACTCTGTTTATCTTCCAACCCTGGTAGACCTGAGCTAAACTTTTCATGTTGAGAACCCTGGATCTGATCAAACGATTCCTGTTTTACGTATGCTGCTTTTGCTTGATGACCCAAGCCATCGGGCAAGCTAATGTCGATAGTTTGTTGATGGTACTGGATGAAAGTGCTGAACCACGGCAACGTGCCACGCTGGCCAATGAAATTTCTCGTGCCCTGGCTTTTAGGAACGCCGATTCGGCCCGTTATTTTGCTAAGATGGCGATCGAAGAAGCCATGTCCTTAGAAGATAAGGAGCCGTTAGCCAAAGGTTATTACAATCTGGGACTTGCTTTTCATGTGCAAAATCAGTTTGATTCCGCAGCGTCGAATTACCGGAAATCTCTGGAGTATAGGGAATACATAGAAGACAAAAGTTTGCTGGCGGGTCTTTCAAATAATTTAGGGGCCATTTATGGACAAAAGGGGAGTTTTGAAAAAGCACTCATCTACTATCTGGAGTCATTGGACCTGAAATTGGAGTCGGGAAACTATCGTGCAGCAGCCACCACACTCAACAATATTGGGATCATCAAGTTCGACCAGGAATTGTATGATGAAGCACTTGTCTATTACCAGCGGGCGATCAAACTCGATAAGCAGGAAGGAAATAAAATGGGAATGGCACGCTCGACCGGTAATGTTGGTTTGACTTTCCTGGAAATGGAAGTGTATGATAGTGCATTGTTTTACTATCGCCTTGCTTACGACATCATCAATCCAGAGGATGTGAATTGTCTGAAAATGTACACTACCAATGGGTTGGGGCAGACCTACTTTGCTCGCTACGAATTGACGGAAGCGGAGACCTATGCGAAGATGGCCTTATCAGAGGCTCAGGGATGTTCGGACCCGGTCATACAATCATCTGCTTCGACGCTACTGGGTAGGATTGCTTTGGCTCGAAGAAACTACGCCACTGCTGAAGCACTTTTATTAGAGGGTCACAGAATTGCGGAAGAAAATGATATGCGGCAAGAACTTTCGGAAGTAAAAGAAGTCCTGTACGATTTCTATAAAGAACGTGGCCAAACCCGGAAATCCTTGTATTACCTAGAATCTTTGATGCAACTCAAGGATAGTCTTTTCAATGAAGGCCTGACCAAGAAGTTGGTCACCCTGGAGCTAAATCATGCCTTTCAGCAAGAAAAAGATTCCATCAATTTTCACGTAGAGCAGGAAAAAGTCGCATTAGAATCGGAAATCAAACGACGTAACATCCTCATTGTGGCTACAGGTATTGCCTTACTGCTAGCCATGGGGATTGTGTGGATGTACCGACGTGCAAATGGCCTGAAACAAGAGGCCAATCAACTGTTAAGTGAAAAGAACAAGGTGGTTACTGACGCATTGGCCCAAAAAGAAGAGCTGTTTAAGGAAATGCACCATCGCGTAAAAAATAACCTGCAGATCGTATCGAGTCTTCTCAGTGTACAGGCACGATTGCTTAAAGATGACAAAGCAGTAAATGCCATGAAGGAAACCAAGGCAAGGGTCATTTCCATGGCGTTGGTTCACCAGCATTTGTACCAGCAAAAAAGTGATAAGCATGTAAATGTTGAAACCTACCTTGAATCACTGATCGACTCGATCAATCAGAGCTTTGGGTCAAACTTACGTGCGATCAATATCGTGATGAGTATCGATCGGTTTCAACTGGACTCGGATCGTGCCATCAACCTGGGCTTCATCTTCAATGAACTCATCACCAACGCGTATAAACATGCCTTCCCTGAAGATTACAGAGGTAAACCCCGGATTGATATCAAACTCAAGAAAAGAACCGAAGATATTCAGTTATTGATCTCTGATAATGGGGTAGGACTGAAGGAGGAAATCGCTTCTAAATCATATGGGATGAACTTGATTGCTTCCATTACTTCCCGGATGGATGGGCATTTGAAGTATAGCAATGGTGTGGGAACTACTATTTCTCTCAGCTTTCCGTTTGTGAA of the Cytophagales bacterium genome contains:
- a CDS encoding 7TM diverse intracellular signaling domain-containing protein, which codes for MAFFLTTYAFAQNNQLEITDKEEVTSLEPYLTVYATQDSLDGQQAFNQISQRALPTIAAKSNQGMIKNTGFWVRFDIKNKTEDGTFYIEVDNPQIDLIRFYELAEDNTVSLFYESGDHAPYATRPILHRNFIAPIQINKGETKRVLVNIEKRTSATRFAMEFYHEKMFDQKSGNDYIFYGIYFGFLALIILLALLVGIALRKQLFLWYALYITNFSLWLFSLEGFTYQFITSNSPYFNTHFFPATTHFTIQFLMVYIQSFFNTRNILPRFHRIISVFIGIMTVGFFVWITIPDQYMAFAPELFAVRYTLTLGAVVFAFTAAIKSIKTNPFKAKVFLFGYSLFFVGIICKILAEYGVINESLMLIDPIMVGFLIEILALSIAMTSILLSIIRHREKLLASNDQLQDSIDQLNQAKKNESPFLKLNSKAVLDIKKILYIKVEDHYLEFYLEDKDRPEIDRNKLSEILKVLPVEFAQIHRSVIVNFKHIKSLNGDQVMLKNGQELKMSRTYKKAIQERVL
- a CDS encoding histidine kinase dimerization/phosphoacceptor domain -containing protein — its product is MLRTLDLIKRFLFYVCCFCLMTQAIGQANVDSLLMVLDESAEPRQRATLANEISRALAFRNADSARYFAKMAIEEAMSLEDKEPLAKGYYNLGLAFHVQNQFDSAASNYRKSLEYREYIEDKSLLAGLSNNLGAIYGQKGSFEKALIYYLESLDLKLESGNYRAAATTLNNIGIIKFDQELYDEALVYYQRAIKLDKQEGNKMGMARSTGNVGLTFLEMEVYDSALFYYRLAYDIINPEDVNCLKMYTTNGLGQTYFARYELTEAETYAKMALSEAQGCSDPVIQSSASTLLGRIALARRNYATAEALLLEGHRIAEENDMRQELSEVKEVLYDFYKERGQTRKSLYYLESLMQLKDSLFNEGLTKKLVTLELNHAFQQEKDSINFHVEQEKVALESEIKRRNILIVATGIALLLAMGIVWMYRRANGLKQEANQLLSEKNKVVTDALAQKEELFKEMHHRVKNNLQIVSSLLSVQARLLKDDKAVNAMKETKARVISMALVHQHLYQQKSDKHVNVETYLESLIDSINQSFGSNLRAINIVMSIDRFQLDSDRAINLGFIFNELITNAYKHAFPEDYRGKPRIDIKLKKRTEDIQLLISDNGVGLKEEIASKSYGMNLIASITSRMDGHLKYSNGVGTTISLSFPFVNS